Genomic segment of Peromyscus leucopus breed LL Stock chromosome 23, UCI_PerLeu_2.1, whole genome shotgun sequence:
TCCAGGGCAGGTATCCCACAATGCGAGCATCTTCCAGTATTTTGAGACTCCCAGCATATCAGGCTTTACTCCACAGCTTCCACATGGTGCAAGTTTGTCTGGACAGGGGTTTCAGGTCCACAGAGGATGGTATGGGTTGAACAGAGATGGAATAGACTGTTGCAGATCAGTGACTCAGGATGGCTGCCATTTTATCATTTTCACCCTTCAAGCCTGCATGAAACTTTCCCAAAGGAGAGGGGCACATGAGGGGAATCCCATAATCATAGTGAGAATCATAAAACAATGTATATAGTGCTGGAGAATGGTGGATCGATCAAAAGTCAAAATGTGTTCAAGAACAGTGGTACTATGCATTCCATGCCACTAATGGGCCTGCTCTAGGCTCCATAGCAGGGACATTGCTTGACACACACCTGGTCTCAGTTTGCTTTCCTTAAGCTATGAAGGAGCTTCCATAACCATTCTTCATAATCCTTTCGACTCTAAAACACCAAACCCTGTCATGGAAGTTGCACAAGTTCTTTGTTGCTGTCCTGAAGCTGGAACATGGGGGCCCTGCTCATTCAAAACAGGTCTTACAGCTCTTCTGGTTTTCAACAATGTTCCTTCACTGCCTACAATATTTGCTGCCCATCAGGACATCCACTGCCTACACTGCTAGCACAAGGCAGCTCGCGCATATAAGCTCAGAGAATCTGCCTGGATTTTTGCCTTCTGAGTGTCTGAGATTAAGAGTGTGCTCATACATGACTAGctccaagcttttctttaatGTCCTTCATACCACGACTCGTCTGTTAATTCCCTATACTCAACACTACCCATCATGAAGCCTAATCTAGGTGGGGTTTTtctctgaggtcaccacttcaGTTTATGTCCATGTAGCAGTCAggcttttctttgttgattttgaaTTCTTTGGTATCTCTCTGGCCTTCTTCAAACGTAcccttttgtatttttccttttctcagcttgctccttgtTCATTGACTGTTGCAGTTGGCTCTAATACAGCAACACAGTAATACTAGGCTTAGTCTGGAAATTTCCTCTGCAAAGCTAACTCCCATGAATCTCCAATTTAGTCCACAgggcaagattttttttatggATACAGGCaggaaagcagccacattcttatgGCAGCTGGACTCGAGAACCGTATGCTGAGACAGTCTCCTAGACAACATGCTAGTTATTCTTCTCTCTGACACATTTTAAGCCAGATGCGAGAGTATCAAATGGTAGCTCCAGCACCTAACTGGTTCCATGCTCTAACTGATGTATGGCCCATTAAAGGTCCACTATAACAGCATTCAGGTACTTTTCTAGTCAACGTCCCAAAGTTCCCTTATTTCCTCCAAACTTCATGGTCGGGTCTATCAACAGTATACTCGCAGTTCGCTTGGTTGGTTAGCTTGCTGTCTTGGTTGGGTTTTTCTATGCATGTGAAGGGATATCATGACATGGTTAAACTGTATATATAAAGAACAACATCTTGACTCTGGGGCTTGAGCGCGGTGGCGGCCAGTGGAGTTCTTAGAAGTGTTGGTCCGCAtatatcattatggtgggaagcaatGGCGGTGGGGCAGCAGGACTGGAAATGGTTTGGGGGAGAAGTAAGGAGCGTGAAGAGTTCTCAACCTAAGCCTGTAACACGTCGACTGcttaggaagcagaagaaagaatgtgacactgggcctgggctTGAGCATGCTGAAAGGTCAAGGCCACCCCCGGGTGACTTCACTTCTCAATTGAAGGCACCCTCCAAGAAGTGCACCTCACGGGGCCTAGGGGGAATGTCATTCCAACTATTAAACTGTCATCATGAGAAATAAGAGGTGCTCCCTGACACTGTGCCTGCATCAGATAGTATTCACCGAGTTGGATGGTCCAGATTAACCAAGAGAGGATGCTGGCTAGAAATGAGCGCTTAGTAAGTGAGGTTTAACTACTGGAGGAAGCAGTCTTCCTTTATAGGCGGACATCCAGTACCACATTCGCAAGACAGAGAATCTTGAGAGCCCGTGAAATTTTCTCGGAAGCAGTGGCAGTCATGAACTGCAAGTTGATCATGTATAGGACATATAGAGCTATGATGCGCTTCCTAGAACTTTTCTAAAGAGTGAAATTTGCGATACAGATTAGAGGCTCGTTAACATAGCTGTGCttaggagaaagggaaagaaacataCATCGTGCTGGGCGCAAATCTACAAACAGTTCCTATAAGGGTCTGCCTGGCGCGCTGTGTCATTAAGTAGCATTGCTGTTTATTGCCGAAATAAACCCCTATCTCTAGGGATGAGTCAGTCACCTGCTTGCATGAGATTTTCTTAATGAGAAAGCAATGGAGACCGCGTGGGGAAGCCTTGAAGCCTGAATCTCTCAGGAGATTCTATAACTCCTAATTGCAGGAGTTTTTCATCAGTTCGTGCTGCTCTTGGTTGAAGCATACAATTTTCCCCTGTCTTACTTTCATTCATTAGTGAACTTAGTGTGGGCCCCTGCTCAGTGGGCATAGGAAAGGTTAGTTTGATCTAGGATTGTAGCTGTTGGGTGTTGACTCAGCGTGTGATTCATTGCGGCTAGCATACTTACTTTGCATGTGGGTTTTGCAGTTCTGTGCAGTTAGGCCTGAGTGGCAATGACTGATCAGTTATGTGCTAAGATCGCGAAATCACTATCGCTGTAAGCTTGATTTTCCTATGTTTTACAGATATGGACTCGTATTCTCATGGATATTGTTTAAGAAACGTCAGAACTTCCTGGACCAAATGTACCGTGGCTGTTTATTTGGCACCATTGGATGCCATAATAGTGGAAGTGAAGTGCCGATGTTAGGCTCTTCAGTTTCAGTtcgcttttatttttcatttgttttttggtttttcagaggcAGGTTTCTCCTCTGTCGcccggctgtcctagaactcacttgtgtagagccaggctggcctcaactcaacAGCAAAGCCGATGAACTTAGTTCCTTCTGGTGCTTAGGATAAAGTGTTGTACCTAGCACTACGGCACCCAGCTTGCTTTCATTCTTATAGTATACAATATTCtataaaattagattattttattttctttctaaagactATGAGTATTGTTCTGCAGAACTTAGGGTAATGTCTAGAGCGAGCGCAGCCATGTTGACGGCCTGGCTGCCGTGCTCAGGTCAAGgtgggtgtcagatctcctagaaagCTGGAGGTGGTTAGAAGGCTTGTAAATTAGCATGGTGGATGGTGAGAATGATTGGTTCTCTGCCTAGAGCATTCCCAGTCCTCTTCAGGCTGCAAGTGTTATCTAGTGCTCCTGGGAGAGGGCCTNNNNNNNNNNNNNNNNNNNNNNNNNNNNNNNNNNNNNNNNNNNNNNNNNNNNNNNNNNNNNNNNNNNNNNNNNNNNNNNNNNNNNNNNNNNNNNNNNNNNNNNNNNNNNNNNNNNNNNNNNNNNNNNNNNNNNNNNNNNNNNNNNNNNNNNNNNNNNNNNNNNNNNNNNNNNNNNNNNNNNNNNNNNNNNNNNNNNNNNNNNNNNNNNNNNNNNNNNNNNNNNNNNNNNNNNNNNNNNNNNNNNNNNNNNNNNNNNNNNNNNNNNNNNNNNNNNNNNNNNNNNNNNNNNNNNNNNNNNNNNNNNNNNNNNNNNNNNNNNNNNNNNNNNNNNNNNNNNNNNNNNNNNNNNNNNNNNNNNNNNNNNNNNNNNNNNNNNNNNNNNNNNNNNNNNNNNNNNNNNNNNNNNNNNNNNNNNNNNNNNNNNNNNNNNNNNNNNNNNNNNNNNNNNNNNNNNNNNNNNNNNNNNNNNNNNNNNNNNNNNNNNNNNNNNNNNNNNNNNNGTGCCTAATCTCCTCAGATACCTGGAAATGATTTACCCAGAGCATTGCTTTAAGAGATCCATattggctaggcagtggtggcacacgcctttaatgccagcactctggaggcagaggcaggcgggtctctgtgagttcaaggccagcctggtccagagaGCGAGTTCCACGACAAGCTttaaatctacacagagaaacactgtctcaaaaacagagagagagagagagagagagagagagagagagagagagagagagagagagagaaagcaccaTATTGGCCGCAGTGCACACTGATTTCAGACACTACTATAGTACACAAAGAATTTCAACTCTTCAGGATGACCCTGACCATTTGATCTCACATTTTCATAACTGTGCTACACgaagacttctttttttgttctctgaAGTCTGTCTTCTTCAAGTTGAAGTAGGTGACTAAGTCATTCAAACAAGCTGTCTGGCCATGGCCCACCTACTCCTCTGCTCCCGTGATGTCTGCAGCCTCTTCATCACTAAGGCAATGCACCCAAATTTTGTTCTCTGCACTGAAGAATTATGTCTGAATTTCACCTTATTTTCGTTTACTTACTCTACCAAGACTGCTTTGCTGGGAAGTCTGCGAATATCTTTTTTAAGGACTATTTTACAACTGTTCTGGAGTTCTTAAATACACATTTAACctacttttatgttttaaatttactcATGTAAACATACATTACTCGTGTAAACGTACAAGGGCATATATACCTATCTTTCTGTGGGCGTGTCTCTGAAGAGAATAGATGCATGTtgttaaaacacaaacaatacaCTTAGAGAAGCTGACATGTTGCCCCCTCCCCAAACTTAAAGGTCGGTTGTCTTTACTTCCAAATAAAGCAATGAATGACAAGGCTGATTTCTAGTCCTGTATGTAGCTACACAGCTCCTCTCATCACTGTCCTTTCTTCGTGGCCGTTAGAGAGGTCGTTATCCCCTCATTTGTCACCCAGGGTAACTGTGTAGCTGTCCTGTCTACGCAGTGCTTCAGAAAGATGGACAAAGACTTTAATCTTGAAAGCTTCCCATAAGCTGACATTCTTCAGTTTCCTTGATAACCCGTTTCCCCGCCATCTACGGAGACCAGACGTTGGCAGCTTCTCTTCTCCCATAAGGCTGAAGAGACTGAGGTAAAATGGTTGGTGGAAACACTGAATGACTCAGAAGTTCCCCATTCACACCACCCTCGGGGGCTAAGAGGAGATCTTAGGAAAAATCACAAGTTCTTGCCTGCCATTAAACTGGACAGGCACAACTGGCCTGAGAAGTTAAGTTGTGCCCACAGAGCTGCACTGTCTGACATGTGTTCAGGATTACCTTCTACGTGTCAACAAATGTGAATTTACCTTTATACTGCCTATCAAAAACAGTCTTCCACATACTTAAAATGTGATCCAGAATTTCAAAACTCAGCCTTTTCACTTAAATTCAAATCAATAAAGAACACGAGTCAACATATTCTTCCCCCTAAGGTCCCATATTAAATAATTACTCCAAAATGACTTTATTGCATGAACAAATAGACTTGGTGTTTACCCAGTCCTAATGAAGATGTATGtataaaaaattcaagacatgaaGCTAAAGGGTTCTGTGTATATAAAATACCACTGTCCTGAATGGATTTGTTCTGCTTTGCTGTGGTTGCTGGCTCATTCATTCCTTCTCAATGTGCTTCTTCAACTACCACAGATTCCCTTGAAGTTAAGCAAGCAAACCATTTTTCAACCAGAAGAACCCATCATCCTGAAAGTTGTGACAAGGTGAAATCACAAGTGGAGCTTGAGTTTCCAGCAAGATTTCTGCTGTTCTTCAAGGAAGCTGTGCCACCCCAACATCAGAGAATCTAATTTGCCTTTGAATTAATCAGCTTAATTGCCCTTGAGGATTAGGTGTTCAGGAATTCATTGAGCATGCTCAGTGTCTTTGCTGAGTATCATGTATTGTGTGATTTACAGGAAATCATTAAGTCAATATAGAACTGAGATTTTTCTGATTCTAGGGGCCATCCCCATTGAGCTCCAGCTGGCTTTCTGCATTCTGATTGTACTAAGCATTTCTCTGTAATCTTATCAGTCATGTTTTAATGAAATGGGAGGTACTGTGGTGATTCTGGTAATAACTCTGTACCAAATGTTGTTTATAATATTACAAGTAGAAATCATCTTTCCATAAATATGTGATGTCTTCCTTTGCATCAATAAAACTGAGACACAGCATGTCTGATCATAGTCACTCCTTGTTTGAATCTGTTCGGGTCTCCAATTGACTTCTCAGAGTTTGGTGATGTTCACTTTGGTTTGGTACATTGCTTAGAAATTTATTTACAGTTTATTAATTTtcaagctttttaaatttaattaaaatgggtggcgggctagagagatggctcagcaattaagagcactgactactcttccggaggaccgaggttcaattcccagcacccacgtggcagctcacaactgtctgtgactcccgTTCttggggacctgacaccctcacacagacatacatacaggcaaaacaccagtggacataaaataagacataaaatattaaaaaatatatctaataATATAACTAAATGGGGTGAGGTTTTTCCTACTAGGTTTGCCTTATTTCTATGCGGTGTTTATGAAGAGCAGAGATCGTGTTTTCCTTTTGGAATCCATCATGAGCTCCTCCCTGTCCTACAAtagtgaacataaaataaaaatggctgacTGGCCAATGGATTGGGCACCAAAGGCTAAAATGTTCCATTCTTATCTGGCATCAGAAGCTTCACTGGTTCTTCCACTTTAGTTTACACCCTTTTATTCCCTTCCTGAGTCATTTAGTCTAAAATCACTGCATGGGGCACATGGAGGTGTCTACATATTATACTGGAAAAGAAAATTATGGCAACTTCAAATGAGATCCAATAGTACAGGGAGGGTCTTGCCTGCCTGGGTGTGGGGGTCCACCAAGGGGTGTCTTCACATTGTCAACAGGTGAGATGCAGAAAACCAAAGTCAGATAAGGAAAGCATCCAGGACTGGGAAGGATGGATGTAAGTTGGCTCTATAAAGAACTACccatgaactcactctgtagatcaggctggcctttaactcagagattcacctgcctctgccttcaaagagctgggatcaaaggtatgagccaccacctcccaggcaactcaaaggaaagaatttaacTGGGGGCTTAAGTTTCAAAGACATAGTTCATTATCATCTCGatggggagcatgacagcatgcagacagacatggtgctagagaagaagctgagggctacatcctgatccacaggcagcaggcaaagagagacagagatggcctggtgtgagcttttaaaacctcaaagtccacctccagtgacacaccaccTCCACACCACAGCCATATCTGCTCCAGCAAGACCATACCTCATCCTTCCCAACAGTCCagcaactgggaaccaagcattctgTGGGGGCCACACTCATTCCAACTACCACAATACTGACAGGAGAATAACAAAAATAGCAGTTACAACAATACTCAATGATACtagaaaaattcaaagaaaatactaagaaGGATGTAAATCTATGTTAGAGCAGCCAGGAAGCTGCAAATCTCAAAATACAAGTCTTGAGGATAGCTACAGTCTAGTATAGAGCCTCATCTCTCCAGACATGCTGCAGATCACACTGTTCAAAAGACACATCCAACCATTAGCTTCTTCCTGTATTAGACCCACAAAAGACAATCATTACTAAATAGAAATTATGGTTATACAGCCTTTGGATATGCCAGCTTTGTTTACTGAGAAATGAATTCAAGCATTACAGAAAACTTTTGTTTTCCACTGTAGTACCAATTTATCAACCTCATTCAGTCACACTGACCTCCAGGGAATCTCCCAGACAGTATCCACCCCTGTATTTCAAGTGCCTTCTTGAAACCCCTTCTAGTACTGTAAAGGCCATCCCATCCTGCAGTTGGGTGTCATGGGGCATGGGAAGCTGATACAGGTGGACTGTGAGGACAACATCAGCCTAAGTTACATagggagaccttgtttcaaaaaacgaCAGCAAAAACTAAGTCAGGCAAAataccagttttctttctttttaccactaattttaaatttattttcccaaCTGATCAGGTTAGAGGAGGTAAAACTTCCAACCTTCCACATAAGAAACAGATGCTGGATTTAATCTCTACCCTTAGAAAGGACACACTGAGTGTCCGTGTGAGCTCTCCGGAACTTTGTGCAAGGTATCTAAACTGGATCCCTGAATCTGTGGTGTCAGCACTCTTTCCTCCACTCGGGGTGGCTGGTTCTAGTCTCTCCAAGAATATGCGAGTCTCTCTACCTTTCACACTAGACACCAAATGTCTTCCTGGAGAAAAACTGAATGTCTTCTTCTTTCTAGTTCCTGTTAACACACTAAATGATGAGTGGGAGTGACAGAATGATGgtactttggtttggtttttgttttctgagacaaggtttctctgtgtaaccctggctgacctggaactagcaCTGTACACCAGgcagtccttgaactcagagatccaccagcctctgcctcccaagtgctgggactgaaaggtgtgcactaccactatCTGGctagtttttgtgttttcatgtgtgttggTTCTCatttatgtggaggccagaggtcaactgcagtgtcttcctcaactgctctctGATTTATGTTtgagatctctcactgaatcaaTTTGGCCAGATTGGATGACCAGTGAGCCCTgaggctctgtctgtctctgtccccaaccCTAGAagtataggcatgcaccactatgcccagctttgacAGGTTTGCTAGCgacagaactcaggttgtcatggtCTCCTGACGaccaggcaagcattttactgacagaGCGATCTCCACAGCCCCAGGGGTGCTGTTTTATTGTAGCACTTCCTTTATGGTTTGTTTCCGTCTCTACATTCTGCCGTGTCCCCCACATGGTACTAGAGCAATCTTCTTTAAACGTGAAAAACTACCCTGACACTGGTCCCTAAAATCGTCAAGGATAACTGCTGTCATCCAACGGCTACGGAATGAGATGAAAACCTCTCACTTAATCTGATACATAAAGGCCTTCACCCCGGCCCTACTGACCTTCTTTGACCCATGCCCCATAAACCTGCAGAAGTTATTTACCCCAAAGTCTTAACTTTGAAAAGTCTTTCCCTTTGGTGAACCCCTGTGTCATTTCTGGGCACACAACTAACCTTAGGAATCGAACATAAGCACTAATTGAAGAGCAAGGTTAAACATGAAGGCCTTTCTAAACCTCTCAGGATTTGACATGAAGTATTTTCTTGAGGTTCGCCCAAGTGGTACCCGACATATGAAAGAGACCGCTGTCATATATTCACAAGTAAACATCAAAGTAAAAATGGTTGTTCCTTCTAAGGACAATGTCTTCTCCATGGAGACAGAGTCTTGGTCTGCCTGTCACCTAGTGAACTCAGCCTGTCTGTCACGCACATGCCACCCAGTGTGGAATTAAGTATTTGGAGGTGAACAGTCACAGTGGAACAATGGAGAGAAACGAGTTCACACACAGTCTTCACATTTACTGGTGGAAATAGACTTTTAATGCATACTTTGTGTTTATATAAACTCTACATTCTTTTAAAGGCTTTTATTATATTTGGAGCTTTTTGGCATccaatttaacattttttcttctatGCATTTCACTacttaatagattttaaaatattttagattttaaaactaaatttgaGAAATCAAGCATGCTGTAAACCCTTCCTAACCCCGAGAAGTGTTTGTACTtctaaaaaaaagtcacaaaaaagATGAACTTAAACTATCTGTCATAAAATTTTCCACATTCCATTTATGAATAAAGAAATACTAAGTTCATTATTATATGTCTCTCGCTCTCTAGTAAGTCAGATTGTCAGACACGCTTCAGTAAACAATCTCTACATTAACCTGTATCTTAATTCACTTCCTCTTAGAGATGGTTTTGTCAATGCTAACACTGTGTCAGATGCAGTCTAAGCCCCAGAGCTTAAGTAACTCTCAAACATGTAGTTTTTAGCAAGGATATGTTCGCCATAGTTACATATCTGCATACACACGTACAGTGTGCTATGTCTTAAATTATTTCAAGTAACTAAAGTCTGTCTAGCAGACATTCAGCCAAACAGTCTACACAGACTTAGACAGTAGTGTCCAAACATAGCACTGAGCTGAAACCGGAAAATCCCAGCAAAACCTACTGCAGTATTCAGAGAAAGAATCAAGATTCCTAACATACTGAGTTGTGCAGATACAAAAGTGCTTAACATGACAAaattaccaaaataaaaacattttgaaggTTATTTGGTTCTAGCAATATTAACTATTCTTTACTTTTGGATAATTTAACatctgcattttaaattttatataaacaacCTCTTTGtaacaagttttttttaaaaaaagcacacaaaaaataGTGCAAGCTATACTCTGCTAGTTTTTCATCTTGGTTACCTCATCACAAGTAACTCAAGAATGTTTGACTATGTGGCTCCAGGGACATCCAGCACTGACCAGACCCCGTCCTCTCACCCATGGTTTGCGGCCCCCAGTTCTAAAACAGGCCGCCGGCAGACGGGGCAGGTGCAGTTCTCCGACAGCCAGCGATCAATACAGTGAATGTGGAACTCGTGCTGACACGGCAGCTGCCGGAGCTTGTTCCCAGCCACATAGTCACTGATGCACACGCTACAGACTTTACCCAACTCACTCTCAGCCCCATTTTGTTCATAGCTCCTGGTAGAAAGATTGTCAATCTGCTCTTTGGTTAAACCACGAATTGGATCCTCGTCGCCTTCATTCagtaaaaagaaatgagcaaGGCGCAGAATAGGTAATGTTCCAGTCTCGACTACACTGTCTGCCCTCCGTAACCGCCTGCTATTTCTACTACCATCATTGCGGGCCTGTGGCGGGCTGGGCTCACTTACATCTAGCATTTCAGCACTGTCTTCTTGGGCCTGCCTGGCTTGTGAGGAACCTCCACCCTGCTGACCGCTGTTGCTAGCCACATCTACGTTATTCAGTTCTAGGTACAGCTCTGGTAAACGCTGACCGTTCCCTTGATTCTCTGACTCAGGCTCCACTTCCATTAGAGAACTCAGCTCTCCAAACCCAGTCATGATCTGCCTTAAAATTGACCGAAGAGCCACGGAGGATGGCTCAACCACCTCGTTCTCAGAAATCCTCCGAAGAGGAACTGTTATGGTACTCACGTAGGTTCGGACACCTGACCGCTCTAAATGAGAAATGGTTCTGTGAAAGCCCCCGCTGTTGCTCTCAACTGTACTTTCCGCCAGCCCTGCCCGCGATCGGGTTCTATTTGCGATGCTATCCCTATCTCTAGTTTCTCCAGGACGAATCCTCCTGACTTGCAGGTCTAGTGTGATTGCTGGATGGCGCTGTGTGGCAGCTGAGGACCTGGtggtttctccttcttctactgTTATTCTTGACACAAGTCTCGAGTTGGACAGCGGCGTATAAACGGTACCTCTGCGTGCTCTATCTTGCTCCAGAAAGACTTGAGTTACACCTCTATGCCTAACAGATCTGTTCCTACCAGTTTGCTGCAGTGGTCTACTCTGCCTTTGGGAATTAGGATGAATGGTACCATTCTGTGTCCGAATTGGGGACCGGCTTCGACTACTGAGAGCAGGACGTAATCTTATTGGCTCTAATCTTTGGTTTGTGTTTCTCACTGTAACATTACTTCTAGCCCCGTTTTCCCAAATATGTGCTGCTCCAAACCGCTGCCGTTCCCTCTGCCTGAGATTACTACCATCTGACTGGTCTGTGTGAGTGCTGAGGACATTAGGGCGACGGCCCCTAACTCTAGGAACACCAAGTGTTCCTCCAATTCCATTTCTTAACCTTCCCCGTGCTGAGAACAATCCTGGCACTGAACCCTGCCCCCTTGCACCATGCCTAACCCCTGGGACACTGGAGTCACCGCCACTGGAACTCCTCCTGGAGGTTTGGCTTCTCGTTCGCATAGCCACAGGACTAGATGATCTTTGCTGCCTAGGATCTCTGCTAACACCTGACACAGGAATGTCTGTATAATCCTCTCCATGAGCTCCAGAGCCTCTGTTGTCAGGATTTATGTGGATTTCCAGGCTGAACCCAAACTCTCCACTGTTTGGGTTTGTTCGGCTCACAGCTCTCCAACTTTGGTTCCCATTCTGTCCACTTCGAGTCACATTTCCAGTGCGCCGAAAAGTGTTCAGCCATCGTAGCAGagaatcctcatctgaatgtTCTCTAAGGTTTTCTGAGTCTGGAAAGTAAATCAAATCAACTTAAggtcaatttcttttcttttttttttttaaagatttatttattgtgtattatgtatacagtgttctgcctgcatgccagatctcattacagatggttgtgagctaccatgtggttgctgggaattgaactcaggacctcgggaagagcagccagtgctcttaaccgctgagccatctctccagcccaaggtcaATTTGTATAATGATAAGATCTTATCTTTATTGAAACATTGCAAGAAAAACAGTTCCACTGAATTAAACATCTGCATTActttaatgaatgaaaaaaaccTTTCTAAAAGTGTATTAAAAGCACTTTAGAGGAATTAAAATGCTGGGCTTACGAtctagctcagtgggtaaaggcacaggCTGTCAAGCCTAACTGACATGAGTTGAagcaccaggacccacatggtggaagaactgCCAGACACAAACTGTCttctaatacacacacaaaattatgtttaaagaaaaagtcTACTTTCTAGACTCAAGAACCTTCAACCCTCCACAAGGTCCAGCCCAGATTCCTGTGGGCCCCATAAACCAGTCTCTCCCCTTGGCCAGCTGTCCTACTCTGCAGCCCAACTGGGTAAGGTAACCTCTCCTCAACCTGGCTCCACCCCTCTCCTGCTTTGAGAACCCCACCAGCCACCTCCATCCATGCAGCTGGCCCAGATGAATTAGTGAGGGACCTCTTCCCCTAGGCTCCACCCACTCAGAACTTCCCTGGGTACTCAAACCAACTTGGAATTCTGGCCTTGGGTACTAAAAGCACACAGTAAAAGACATCTAACAACCTAACTCCAGATGCCCAG
This window contains:
- the Rnf6 gene encoding E3 ubiquitin-protein ligase RNF6, producing MNPSRPRSSGSGEEISFQENERRWQQERLHREEAYYQFINELSDEDYRLMRDHNLLGTPGDITSEELQQRLDRAKEQLASQPGSRSGSSDGDSENLREHSDEDSLLRWLNTFRRTGNVTRSGQNGNQSWRAVSRTNPNSGEFGFSLEIHINPDNRGSGAHGEDYTDIPVSGVSRDPRQQRSSSPVAMRTRSQTSRRSSSGGDSSVPGVRHGARGQGSVPGLFSARGRLRNGIGGTLGVPRVRGRRPNVLSTHTDQSDGSNLRQRERQRFGAAHIWENGARSNVTVRNTNQRLEPIRLRPALSSRSRSPIRTQNGTIHPNSQRQSRPLQQTGRNRSVRHRGVTQVFLEQDRARRGTVYTPLSNSRLVSRITVEEGETTRSSAATQRHPAITLDLQVRRIRPGETRDRDSIANRTRSRAGLAESTVESNSGGFHRTISHLERSGVRTYVSTITVPLRRISENEVVEPSSVALRSILRQIMTGFGELSSLMEVEPESENQGNGQRLPELYLELNNVDVASNSGQQGGGSSQARQAQEDSAEMLDVSEPSPPQARNDGSRNSRRLRRADSVVETGTLPILRLAHFFLLNEGDEDPIRGLTKEQIDNLSTRSYEQNGAESELGKVCSVCISDYVAGNKLRQLPCQHEFHIHCIDRWLSENCTCPVCRRPVLELGAANHG